One stretch of Methyloversatilis sp. RAC08 DNA includes these proteins:
- a CDS encoding C40 family peptidase: protein MNAGNRRLTALSLAFLLTACGSLPEQAALPPSGKTAGTPAEQPAVPPRPAGRIQLADDTHAQDAVIYALGLIGNHYQFGGRNPDSGLDCSGMVSWIYEQVAGVRLPHNAAQIAKIARPIDRSALAPGDLVFFNTNGTPHSHMGIYAGEGRFIHAPSTRGKYVRTDRLDSGWFAARISGLRTLRREG from the coding sequence TTGAACGCCGGTAATCGCAGGCTCACTGCGCTATCGCTGGCGTTTTTGCTCACCGCCTGCGGCAGCCTGCCGGAACAGGCGGCGTTGCCGCCGTCCGGAAAAACGGCCGGCACACCGGCCGAACAACCCGCCGTACCGCCTCGCCCGGCCGGCCGGATACAGCTCGCCGACGACACGCACGCGCAGGATGCGGTGATCTACGCGCTCGGCCTGATCGGCAACCATTACCAGTTCGGCGGCCGCAATCCGGACAGCGGGCTGGACTGCAGCGGCATGGTGAGCTGGATCTACGAACAGGTCGCTGGCGTGCGGCTGCCGCACAATGCCGCGCAGATCGCGAAGATCGCGCGGCCGATCGACCGCAGTGCGCTGGCACCCGGAGATCTGGTGTTCTTCAACACCAATGGCACGCCGCATTCGCACATGGGCATCTACGCCGGCGAGGGGCGTTTCATCCATGCACCGAGCACACGCGGGAAATATGTACGGACGGACAGGCTGGACAGCGGCTGGTTTGCCGCACGCATCAGCGGCCTGCGCACGCTCAGGCGCGAGGGGTGA